A window from Macaca nemestrina isolate mMacNem1 chromosome 8, mMacNem.hap1, whole genome shotgun sequence encodes these proteins:
- the LOC105488462 gene encoding protein scribble homolog isoform X2: MLKCIPLWRCNRHVESVDKRHCSLQAVPEEIYRYSRSLEELLLDANQLRELPKPFFRLLNLRKLGLSDNEIQRLPPEVANFMQLVELDVSRNDIPEIPESIKFCKALEIADFSGNPLSRLPDGFTQLRSLAHLALNDVSLQALPGDVGNLANLVTLELRENLLKSLPASLSFLVKLEQLDLGGNDLEVLPDTLGALPNLRELWLDRNQLSALPPELGNLRRLVCLDVSENRLEELPAELGGLVLLTDLLLSQNLLRRLPDGIGQLKQLSILKVDQNRLCEVTEAIGDCENLSELILTENLLMALPRSLGKLTKLTNLNVDRNHLETLPPEIGGCVALSVLSLRDNRLAVLPPELAHTAELHVLDVAGNRLQSLPFALTHLNLKALWLAENQAQPMLRFQTEDDARTGEKVLTCYLLPQQPPSSLEDAGQQGSLSESWSDAPPSRVSVIQFLEAPTGDEDAEEAAAEKRGLQRRATPHPSELKVMKRSIEGRRSEACPCQPDPGSPLSAEEEKRLSAESGLSEDSRPSASTVSEAEPEGPSAEARGGSRQEATSAGGEEDAEEDYEEPAVHFAEDALLPGDDRETEEGQPEAPWTLPGGRQRLIRKDTPHYKKHFKISKLPQPEAVVALLQGMQPDGEGPVAPGGWHNGPHAPWAPRAQKEEEEEEEGSPREEEEEEEEEESRAEEEASTEEEDKEGAVASAPSVKGVSFDQANNLLIEPARIEEEELTLTILRQTGGLGISIAGGKGSTPYKGDDEGIFISRVSEEGPAARAGVRVGDKLLEVNGVALQGAEHHEAVEALRGAGTAVQMRVWRERMVEPENAVTITPLRPEDDYSPRERRGGGLRLPLLPAESPGPLRQRHVACLARSERGLGFSIAGGKGSTPYRAGDAGIFISRIAEGGAAHRAGTLQINGVDVTEARHDHAVSLLTAASPTIALLLEREAGGPLPPSPPPHSSSLPTAAVAITSTTTTSITTATPGEPGLPSLAPSLLAATLEGPYPVEEVRLPRAGGPLGLSIVGGSDHSSHPFGVQEPGVFISKVLPRGLAARSGLRVGDRILAVNGQDMRDATHQEAVSALLRPCLELSLLVRRDPAPPGLRELCIQKAPGERLGISIRGGARGHAGNPRDPTDEGIFISKVSPTGAAGRDGRLRVGLRLLEVNQQSLLGLTHGEAVQLLRGVGDTLTVLVCDGFDAGSSAALEVSPGVIANPFAAGISHRNSLESISSIDRELSPEGPGKEKEPPGQTLHWGPEATEATGRGLQPLKLDYRALAAVPSAGGVQRSSSQHTAMETAAAQPRPPHPVGTGTSPSLLTECLGRRLGYSQVPSGAAGAKMAEAPCSPSGQQGPPAAPLPAFCLGVLAPPTIGTSPNTLPCEGGGGSTHETQLSPSQPPSPPSPDELPVNVKQAYRAFAAVPTSHPPEDALAQPPTPGPAASPEQLSFRERQKYFELEVRVPQAEGPPKRVSLVGADDLRKMQEEEARKLQQKRAQMLRDVAEAGAEAGLALDGEALGEEEQEDEEPPWAGPSPSSRQSPASPPPLGSGAPVRTAKAERRHQERLRVQSPEPPVPERALSPAERRALEAEKRALWRAARMKSLEQDALRAQMVLSRSQEGRGMRGPLERLAEAPSPAPTPSPTPLEDLGPQTSTSPGRLPLSGKKFDYRAFAALPSSRPVYDIQSPDFAEELRSLEPSPSPGPQEEDGEVALVLLGRPAPGAVGPEDVALCSSRRPVRPGRRGLGPVPS, translated from the exons ATGCTCAAGTGCATCCCGCTGTGGCGCTGCAACCGGCACGTGGAGTCGGTGGACAAGCGGCACTGCTCGCTGCAGGCCGTACCCGAGGAGATCTACCGCTACAGCCGCAGCCTGGAGGAGCTGCTGCTCGACGCCAATCAGCTGCGCGAGCTGCCCAAG CCCTTTTTCCGGCTGCTGAACTTGCGCAAGCTGGGCCTGAGCGACAACGAGATCCAGCGGTTACCTCCCGAGGTGGCCAACTTCATGCAGCTGGTGGAGCTGGACGTGTCCCGGAATG ATATCCCTGAGATCCCAGAGAGCATCAAGTTCTGCAAGGCTCTGGAGATCGCGGACTTCAGCGGGAACCCCCTTTCCAG GCTCCCCGATGGCTTCACTCAGCTGCGCAGCCTGGCTCACCTGGCCTTGAATGATGTGTCCTTGCAGGCACTGCCCGGGGACGTGGGCAA CCTCGCCAACCTGGTGACCCTGGAGCTCCGGGAGAACCTGCTCAAGTCCCTGCCAGC GTCCCTGTCTTTTCTGGTCAAGCTGGAACAGCTGGATCTGGGAGGCAACGACCTGGAAGTGCTG CCGGACACTCTGGGGGCTCTGCCTAATCTTCGGGAGCTGTGGCTTGACCGGAACCAGTTGTCAGCACTGCCCCCG GAGCTTGGGAACCTGCGGCGTCTGGTGTGCCTGGACGTGTCGGAAAACCGGCTGGAGGAGCTGCCTGCTGAGCTCGGCGGGCTGGTGCTGCTCACTGACCTGCTGCTGTCCCAGAACCTGCTGCGGCGGCTGCCCGACGGCATCG GTCAGCTGAAGCAGCTGTCCATCCTAAAGGTAGACCAGAACCGGCTGTGTGAGGTGACCGAGGCCATCGGGGACTGTGAGAACCTCTCAGAGCTGATCCTCACGGAGAACCTGCTGATG GCCCTGCCGCGCTCCCTGGGAAAGCTGACGAAGCTGACCAACCTCAACGTGGACCGGAACCACCTGGAGACACTGCCGCCCGAGATCGGGGGCTGCGTGGCACTCAGCGTCCTCTCCTTGAGGGACAACCGCCTGGCCGTCCTGCCGCCGGAGCTGGCCCACACGGCCGAGCTGCACGTGCTGGACGTGGCAGGGAACCG GCTGCAGAGTCTGCCGTTCGCGctcacccacctcaacctcaagGCCCTGTGGCTGGCGGAGAACCAGGCGCAGCCCATGCTGCGGTTCCAGACGGAGGATGACGCCCGGACTGGCGAGAAGGTGCTCACCTGCTACTTGCTGCCCCAGCAGCCTCCATCCAGCCTCG AGGATGCTGGGCAGCAGGGGAGCCTCTCGGAGAGCTGGAGTGACGCCCCCCCGAGCCGCGTCAGCGTCATCCAGTTCCTGGAGGCCCCCACAGGTGATGAGGATGCTGAGGAAGCTGCAGCCGAGAAGCGG GGCCTGCAGCGCCGGGCCACACCTCACCCCAGCGAGCTCAAGGTGATGAAGAGGAGCATCGAGGGGCGGCGGAGCGAGGCCTGCCCTTGCCAGCCAGACCCTGGGTCGCCCTTGTCTGCGGAGGAG GAGAAGCGGCTGAGTGCCGAGTCTGGCCTGAGTGAAGACTCTCGCCCGTCTGCCAGCACAGTCTCTGAGGCTGAGCCCGAGGGCCCATCGGCTGAGGCACGGGGTGGAAGCCGGCAGGAGGCCACGAGTGCTGGTGGGGAGGAAGACGCCGAAGAGGACTATGAGGAG CCTGCAGTGCATTTTGCGGAGGACGCACTGTTGCCCGGGGATGACCGGGAGACCGAGGAGGGGCAGCCTGAGGCCCCCTGGACCCTGCCGGGCGGGAGGCAGCGGCTCATCCGCAAGGACACGCCTCACTACAAAAAGCACTTCAAGATCTCCAAGCTGCCCCAGCCGGAGGCCGTTGTGGCCCTGCTGCAGGGCATGCAGCCCGATGGGGAGGGCCCTGTGGCTCCCGGGGGCTGGCACAATGGCCCCCACGCACCCTGGGCTCCTCGGgcccagaaggaggaggaggaggaggaagaaggtagtcctcgggaggaggaggaggaggaggaggaggaggaaagcagGGCTGAAGAGGAGGCCAGCACTGAGGAGGAGGACAAGGAGGGGGCCGTGGCTTCTGCGCCCTCTGTCAAG GGGGTGTCGTTTGACCAGGCCAATAACCTGCTGATAGAGCCTGCTCGCATTGAGGAGGAAGAG CTGACCCTCACCATCCTGCGGCAGACTGGGGGCCTGGGCATCAGCATTGCGGGCGGCAAGGGCTCCACACCCTATAAGGGGGACGACGAG GGCATATTCATCTCTCGGGTGTCCGAGGAAGGCCCTGCGGCCCGGGCTGGAGTCCGCGTGGGTGACAAGCTCTTGGAG GTGAATGGCGTGGCTCTGCAGGGCGCCGAGCACCATGAGGCCGTGGAGGCGCTCAGGGGGGCAGGCACTGCCGTGCAGATGCGAGTGTGGCGGGAGCGCATGGTGGAGCCTGAGAACGCGGTCACCATCACACCTCTGCGACCTGAGGACGACTACAGCCCCCGGGAGCGGCGGGGAGGGGGGCTGCGCCTGCCCCTGCTCCCAGCCGAGAGCCCTGGGCCCCTCCGTCAGCGCCACGTGGCCTGCCTGGCACGCAGTGAGAGGGGGCTGGGCTTCAGCATTGCTGGCGGGAAAGGCTCCACGCCATACCGGGCTGGTGATGCG GGCATCTTCATCTCCCGCATTGCCGAGGGCGGTGCTGCTCACCGTGCGGGTACACTGCAG ATTAATGGAGTGGACGTGACTGAGGCCAGGCATGACCACGCCGTCTCCCTGCTGACTGCTGCCTCCCCCACCATCGCCTTGCTGTTGGAGCGGGAGGCTGGGGGCCCTCTTCCTCCCAGTCCTCCGCCACATTCCTCCTCACTCCCCACCGCTGCTGTTGCcatcaccagcaccaccaccaccagcataACCACTGCCACCCCCGGGGAGCCTGGGTTGCCGAGCCTGGCCCCCAGCCTGCTGGCCGCCACCTTGGAAGGGCCATACCCAGTGGAG GAGGTCCGTCTGCCAAGAGCTGGGGGCCCTCTGGGGCTTAGCATTGTCGGAGGCTCCGACCATTCCAGCCACCCGTTTGGTGTCCAGGAGCCTGGTGTATTCATCTCCAAG GTGCTCCCGCGGGGCCTGGCCGCTCGCAGCGGCCTAAGAGTTGGGGACCGCATCCTGGCAGTGAACGGGCAAGACATGCGGGACGCCACGCACCAAGAAGCAGTCAGCGCCCTGCTCCGGCCCTGCCTGGAGCTGTCGCTGCTGGTGCGGAGGGACCCGGCGCCCCCGGGCCTACGGGAGCTGTGCATCCAGAAGGCGCCCGGGGAGAGGCTGGGCATCAGCATCCGCGGGGGTGCCAGGGGCCACGCCGGCAACCCCCGCGACCCCACAGACGAGGGCATCTTCATCTCCAAg GTGAGCCCCACAGGGGCGGCCGGGCGCGACGGTCGGCTGCGTGTGGGTTTGCGGCTGCTGGAGGTGAACCAGCAGAGCCTGCTGGGCCTGACGCACGGTGAGGCTGTGCAGCTGCTGCGTGGTGTGGGCGACACGCTCACCGTGCTGGTCTGCGACGGCTTCGACGCCGGCTCCTCGGCAGCCCTGGAG GTGTCCCCAGGTGTCATTGCCAACCCCTTTGCGGCGGGCATCAGCCACCGGAACAGCCTGGAGAGCATCTCTTCCATCGACCGGGAGCTGAGCCCCGAGGGCCCAGGCAAG GAGAAGGAGCCGCCTGGACAGACCCTGCACTGGGGGCCCGAGGCCACAGAAGCCACG GGTCGGGGTCTGCAGCCCCTGAAGCTGGACTACCGTGCCCTGGCTGCCGTGCCCAGCGCTGGTGGCGTGCAGAGG AGCTCCAGCCAGCACACTGCCATGGAGACAGCAGCTGCCCAGCCCAGGCCCCCGCATCCTGTGGGGACGGGGACGAGCCCCTCCTTGCTGACCGAGTGTCTGGGGCGTCGCCTGGGCTATAGTCAG GTACCGTCTGGAGCAGCTGGAGCGAAGATGGCCGAAGCCCCCTGCTCCCCTAGTGGCCAGCAG GGCCCACCTGCCGCACCCCTTCCTGCCTTTTGTCTGGGAGTCCTTGCCCCCCCCACTATTGGCACCTCGCCCAACACACTGCCATGTGAAGGTGGAGGTGGCAGCACCCATGAGACCCAGCTCAGCCCCTCACAG CCGCCTTCCCCGCCTTCCCCGGATGAGCTGCCCGTCAATGTGAAGCAGGCCTACAGGGCCTTCGCGGCCGTGCCCACTTCTCACCCTCCTGAGGACGCCCTCGCCCAG CCCCCCACGCCTGGACCTGCAGCCTCCCCGGAGCAACTGTCCTTCCGCGAGCGGCAGAAGTACTTCGAGCTGGAGGTGCGCGTGCCCCAAGCTGAGGGCCCTCCTAAGCGTGTGTCCCTGGTGGGTGCTGACGACCTGCGGAAGATGCaggaggaggaag CCAGAAAACTACAGCAGAAGAGAGCGCAGATGCTGCGGGACGTGGCAGAGGCTGGGGCCGAAGCGGGGCTCGCCCTGGACGGGGAGGCGCTGGgcgaggaggagcaggaggatgAGGAGCCACCTTGGGCCGGCCCGAGCCCCTCCTCAAG GCAGAGCCCCGCGTCCCCCCCACCCCTGGGAAGCGGCGCCCCGGTGCGGACGGCCAAGGCTGAGCGTCGCCACCAAGAACGGCTGCGTGTGCAGAGTCCGGAGCCACCAGTGCCCGAGCGCGCCCTGTCCCCTGCCGAACGCCGGgccctggaggctgagaagcGTGCACTGTGGAGGGCAGCCAG GATGAAGTCACTGGAACAGGACGCTCTCCGAGCACAGATGGTCCTCAGCAGGTCCCAGGAGGGCCGGGGCATGCGGGGGCCCCTGGAGCGACTGGCGGAGGCCCCTTCCCCTGCGCCCACCCCGTCGCCCACCCCTTTGGAAG ACCTTGGCCCCCAGACCAGCACCTCCCCGGGACGCCTG CCCTTGTCTGGAAAGAAGTTTGACTACAGGGCCTTTGCAGCCCTGCCTTCTTCCAGACCTGTCTATGACATCCAG TCGCCGGACTTTGCTGAGGAGTTGAGGTCCCTGGAACCATCTCCCAGCCCTG GCCCACAGGAGGAGGATGGAGAAGTGGCTCTGGTGCTTCTGGGCAGGCCCGCTCCTGGCGCCGTGGGCCCTGAAGATGTGGCGCTTTGCAGCAGCCGTCGCCCTGTAAGGCCTGGGCGCCGTGGCCTGGGCCCTGTGCCCTCCTAG
- the LOC105488462 gene encoding protein scribble homolog isoform X9, with product MLKCIPLWRCNRHVESVDKRHCSLQAVPEEIYRYSRSLEELLLDANQLRELPKPFFRLLNLRKLGLSDNEIQRLPPEVANFMQLVELDVSRNDIPEIPESIKFCKALEIADFSGNPLSRLPDGFTQLRSLAHLALNDVSLQALPGDVGNLANLVTLELRENLLKSLPASLSFLVKLEQLDLGGNDLEVLPDTLGALPNLRELWLDRNQLSALPPELGNLRRLVCLDVSENRLEELPAELGGLVLLTDLLLSQNLLRRLPDGIGQLKQLSILKVDQNRLCEVTEAIGDCENLSELILTENLLMALPRSLGKLTKLTNLNVDRNHLETLPPEIGGCVALSVLSLRDNRLAVLPPELAHTAELHVLDVAGNRLQSLPFALTHLNLKALWLAENQAQPMLRFQTEDDARTGEKVLTCYLLPQQPPSSLEDAGQQGSLSESWSDAPPSRVSVIQFLEAPTGDEDAEEAAAEKRGLQRRATPHPSELKVMKRSIEGRRSEACPCQPDPGSPLSAEEEKRLSAESGLSEDSRPSASTVSEAEPEGPSAEARGGSRQEATSAGGEEDAEEDYEEPAVHFAEDALLPGDDRETEEGQPEAPWTLPGGRQRLIRKDTPHYKKHFKISKLPQPEAVVALLQGMQPDGEGPVAPGGWHNGPHAPWAPRAQKEEEEEEEGSPREEEEEEEEEESRAEEEASTEEEDKEGAVASAPSVKGVSFDQANNLLIEPARIEEEELTLTILRQTGGLGISIAGGKGSTPYKGDDEGIFISRVSEEGPAARAGVRVGDKLLEVNGVALQGAEHHEAVEALRGAGTAVQMRVWRERMVEPENAVTITPLRPEDDYSPRERRGGGLRLPLLPAESPGPLRQRHVACLARSERGLGFSIAGGKGSTPYRAGDAGIFISRIAEGGAAHRAGTLQVGDRVLSINGVDVTEARHDHAVSLLTAASPTIALLLEREAGGPLPPSPPPHSSSLPTAAVAITSTTTTSITTATPGEPGLPSLAPSLLAATLEGPYPVEEVRLPRAGGPLGLSIVGGSDHSSHPFGVQEPGVFISKVLPRGLAARSGLRVGDRILAVNGQDMRDATHQEAVSALLRPCLELSLLVRRDPAPPGLRELCIQKAPGERLGISIRGGARGHAGNPRDPTDEGIFISKVSPTGAAGRDGRLRVGLRLLEVNQQSLLGLTHGEAVQLLRGVGDTLTVLVCDGFDAGSSAALEVSPGVIANPFAAGISHRNSLESISSIDRELSPEGPGKEKEPPGQTLHWGPEATEATGRGLQPLKLDYRALAAVPSAGGVQRVPSGAAGAKMAEAPCSPSGQQPPSPPSPDELPVNVKQAYRAFAAVPTSHPPEDALAQPPTPGPAASPEQLSFRERQKYFELEVRVPQAEGPPKRVSLVGADDLRKMQEEEARKLQQKRAQMLRDVAEAGAEAGLALDGEALGEEEQEDEEPPWAGPSPSSRQSPASPPPLGSGAPVRTAKAERRHQERLRVQSPEPPVPERALSPAERRALEAEKRALWRAARMKSLEQDALRAQMVLSRSQEGRGMRGPLERLAEAPSPAPTPSPTPLEDLGPQTSTSPGRLSPDFAEELRSLEPSPSPGPQEEDGEVALVLLGRPAPGAVGPEDVALCSSRRPVRPGRRGLGPVPS from the exons ATGCTCAAGTGCATCCCGCTGTGGCGCTGCAACCGGCACGTGGAGTCGGTGGACAAGCGGCACTGCTCGCTGCAGGCCGTACCCGAGGAGATCTACCGCTACAGCCGCAGCCTGGAGGAGCTGCTGCTCGACGCCAATCAGCTGCGCGAGCTGCCCAAG CCCTTTTTCCGGCTGCTGAACTTGCGCAAGCTGGGCCTGAGCGACAACGAGATCCAGCGGTTACCTCCCGAGGTGGCCAACTTCATGCAGCTGGTGGAGCTGGACGTGTCCCGGAATG ATATCCCTGAGATCCCAGAGAGCATCAAGTTCTGCAAGGCTCTGGAGATCGCGGACTTCAGCGGGAACCCCCTTTCCAG GCTCCCCGATGGCTTCACTCAGCTGCGCAGCCTGGCTCACCTGGCCTTGAATGATGTGTCCTTGCAGGCACTGCCCGGGGACGTGGGCAA CCTCGCCAACCTGGTGACCCTGGAGCTCCGGGAGAACCTGCTCAAGTCCCTGCCAGC GTCCCTGTCTTTTCTGGTCAAGCTGGAACAGCTGGATCTGGGAGGCAACGACCTGGAAGTGCTG CCGGACACTCTGGGGGCTCTGCCTAATCTTCGGGAGCTGTGGCTTGACCGGAACCAGTTGTCAGCACTGCCCCCG GAGCTTGGGAACCTGCGGCGTCTGGTGTGCCTGGACGTGTCGGAAAACCGGCTGGAGGAGCTGCCTGCTGAGCTCGGCGGGCTGGTGCTGCTCACTGACCTGCTGCTGTCCCAGAACCTGCTGCGGCGGCTGCCCGACGGCATCG GTCAGCTGAAGCAGCTGTCCATCCTAAAGGTAGACCAGAACCGGCTGTGTGAGGTGACCGAGGCCATCGGGGACTGTGAGAACCTCTCAGAGCTGATCCTCACGGAGAACCTGCTGATG GCCCTGCCGCGCTCCCTGGGAAAGCTGACGAAGCTGACCAACCTCAACGTGGACCGGAACCACCTGGAGACACTGCCGCCCGAGATCGGGGGCTGCGTGGCACTCAGCGTCCTCTCCTTGAGGGACAACCGCCTGGCCGTCCTGCCGCCGGAGCTGGCCCACACGGCCGAGCTGCACGTGCTGGACGTGGCAGGGAACCG GCTGCAGAGTCTGCCGTTCGCGctcacccacctcaacctcaagGCCCTGTGGCTGGCGGAGAACCAGGCGCAGCCCATGCTGCGGTTCCAGACGGAGGATGACGCCCGGACTGGCGAGAAGGTGCTCACCTGCTACTTGCTGCCCCAGCAGCCTCCATCCAGCCTCG AGGATGCTGGGCAGCAGGGGAGCCTCTCGGAGAGCTGGAGTGACGCCCCCCCGAGCCGCGTCAGCGTCATCCAGTTCCTGGAGGCCCCCACAGGTGATGAGGATGCTGAGGAAGCTGCAGCCGAGAAGCGG GGCCTGCAGCGCCGGGCCACACCTCACCCCAGCGAGCTCAAGGTGATGAAGAGGAGCATCGAGGGGCGGCGGAGCGAGGCCTGCCCTTGCCAGCCAGACCCTGGGTCGCCCTTGTCTGCGGAGGAG GAGAAGCGGCTGAGTGCCGAGTCTGGCCTGAGTGAAGACTCTCGCCCGTCTGCCAGCACAGTCTCTGAGGCTGAGCCCGAGGGCCCATCGGCTGAGGCACGGGGTGGAAGCCGGCAGGAGGCCACGAGTGCTGGTGGGGAGGAAGACGCCGAAGAGGACTATGAGGAG CCTGCAGTGCATTTTGCGGAGGACGCACTGTTGCCCGGGGATGACCGGGAGACCGAGGAGGGGCAGCCTGAGGCCCCCTGGACCCTGCCGGGCGGGAGGCAGCGGCTCATCCGCAAGGACACGCCTCACTACAAAAAGCACTTCAAGATCTCCAAGCTGCCCCAGCCGGAGGCCGTTGTGGCCCTGCTGCAGGGCATGCAGCCCGATGGGGAGGGCCCTGTGGCTCCCGGGGGCTGGCACAATGGCCCCCACGCACCCTGGGCTCCTCGGgcccagaaggaggaggaggaggaggaagaaggtagtcctcgggaggaggaggaggaggaggaggaggaggaaagcagGGCTGAAGAGGAGGCCAGCACTGAGGAGGAGGACAAGGAGGGGGCCGTGGCTTCTGCGCCCTCTGTCAAG GGGGTGTCGTTTGACCAGGCCAATAACCTGCTGATAGAGCCTGCTCGCATTGAGGAGGAAGAG CTGACCCTCACCATCCTGCGGCAGACTGGGGGCCTGGGCATCAGCATTGCGGGCGGCAAGGGCTCCACACCCTATAAGGGGGACGACGAG GGCATATTCATCTCTCGGGTGTCCGAGGAAGGCCCTGCGGCCCGGGCTGGAGTCCGCGTGGGTGACAAGCTCTTGGAG GTGAATGGCGTGGCTCTGCAGGGCGCCGAGCACCATGAGGCCGTGGAGGCGCTCAGGGGGGCAGGCACTGCCGTGCAGATGCGAGTGTGGCGGGAGCGCATGGTGGAGCCTGAGAACGCGGTCACCATCACACCTCTGCGACCTGAGGACGACTACAGCCCCCGGGAGCGGCGGGGAGGGGGGCTGCGCCTGCCCCTGCTCCCAGCCGAGAGCCCTGGGCCCCTCCGTCAGCGCCACGTGGCCTGCCTGGCACGCAGTGAGAGGGGGCTGGGCTTCAGCATTGCTGGCGGGAAAGGCTCCACGCCATACCGGGCTGGTGATGCG GGCATCTTCATCTCCCGCATTGCCGAGGGCGGTGCTGCTCACCGTGCGGGTACACTGCAGGTTGGCGACCGTGTCCTCTCT ATTAATGGAGTGGACGTGACTGAGGCCAGGCATGACCACGCCGTCTCCCTGCTGACTGCTGCCTCCCCCACCATCGCCTTGCTGTTGGAGCGGGAGGCTGGGGGCCCTCTTCCTCCCAGTCCTCCGCCACATTCCTCCTCACTCCCCACCGCTGCTGTTGCcatcaccagcaccaccaccaccagcataACCACTGCCACCCCCGGGGAGCCTGGGTTGCCGAGCCTGGCCCCCAGCCTGCTGGCCGCCACCTTGGAAGGGCCATACCCAGTGGAG GAGGTCCGTCTGCCAAGAGCTGGGGGCCCTCTGGGGCTTAGCATTGTCGGAGGCTCCGACCATTCCAGCCACCCGTTTGGTGTCCAGGAGCCTGGTGTATTCATCTCCAAG GTGCTCCCGCGGGGCCTGGCCGCTCGCAGCGGCCTAAGAGTTGGGGACCGCATCCTGGCAGTGAACGGGCAAGACATGCGGGACGCCACGCACCAAGAAGCAGTCAGCGCCCTGCTCCGGCCCTGCCTGGAGCTGTCGCTGCTGGTGCGGAGGGACCCGGCGCCCCCGGGCCTACGGGAGCTGTGCATCCAGAAGGCGCCCGGGGAGAGGCTGGGCATCAGCATCCGCGGGGGTGCCAGGGGCCACGCCGGCAACCCCCGCGACCCCACAGACGAGGGCATCTTCATCTCCAAg GTGAGCCCCACAGGGGCGGCCGGGCGCGACGGTCGGCTGCGTGTGGGTTTGCGGCTGCTGGAGGTGAACCAGCAGAGCCTGCTGGGCCTGACGCACGGTGAGGCTGTGCAGCTGCTGCGTGGTGTGGGCGACACGCTCACCGTGCTGGTCTGCGACGGCTTCGACGCCGGCTCCTCGGCAGCCCTGGAG GTGTCCCCAGGTGTCATTGCCAACCCCTTTGCGGCGGGCATCAGCCACCGGAACAGCCTGGAGAGCATCTCTTCCATCGACCGGGAGCTGAGCCCCGAGGGCCCAGGCAAG GAGAAGGAGCCGCCTGGACAGACCCTGCACTGGGGGCCCGAGGCCACAGAAGCCACG GGTCGGGGTCTGCAGCCCCTGAAGCTGGACTACCGTGCCCTGGCTGCCGTGCCCAGCGCTGGTGGCGTGCAGAGG GTACCGTCTGGAGCAGCTGGAGCGAAGATGGCCGAAGCCCCCTGCTCCCCTAGTGGCCAGCAG CCGCCTTCCCCGCCTTCCCCGGATGAGCTGCCCGTCAATGTGAAGCAGGCCTACAGGGCCTTCGCGGCCGTGCCCACTTCTCACCCTCCTGAGGACGCCCTCGCCCAG CCCCCCACGCCTGGACCTGCAGCCTCCCCGGAGCAACTGTCCTTCCGCGAGCGGCAGAAGTACTTCGAGCTGGAGGTGCGCGTGCCCCAAGCTGAGGGCCCTCCTAAGCGTGTGTCCCTGGTGGGTGCTGACGACCTGCGGAAGATGCaggaggaggaag CCAGAAAACTACAGCAGAAGAGAGCGCAGATGCTGCGGGACGTGGCAGAGGCTGGGGCCGAAGCGGGGCTCGCCCTGGACGGGGAGGCGCTGGgcgaggaggagcaggaggatgAGGAGCCACCTTGGGCCGGCCCGAGCCCCTCCTCAAG GCAGAGCCCCGCGTCCCCCCCACCCCTGGGAAGCGGCGCCCCGGTGCGGACGGCCAAGGCTGAGCGTCGCCACCAAGAACGGCTGCGTGTGCAGAGTCCGGAGCCACCAGTGCCCGAGCGCGCCCTGTCCCCTGCCGAACGCCGGgccctggaggctgagaagcGTGCACTGTGGAGGGCAGCCAG GATGAAGTCACTGGAACAGGACGCTCTCCGAGCACAGATGGTCCTCAGCAGGTCCCAGGAGGGCCGGGGCATGCGGGGGCCCCTGGAGCGACTGGCGGAGGCCCCTTCCCCTGCGCCCACCCCGTCGCCCACCCCTTTGGAAG ACCTTGGCCCCCAGACCAGCACCTCCCCGGGACGCCTG TCGCCGGACTTTGCTGAGGAGTTGAGGTCCCTGGAACCATCTCCCAGCCCTG GCCCACAGGAGGAGGATGGAGAAGTGGCTCTGGTGCTTCTGGGCAGGCCCGCTCCTGGCGCCGTGGGCCCTGAAGATGTGGCGCTTTGCAGCAGCCGTCGCCCTGTAAGGCCTGGGCGCCGTGGCCTGGGCCCTGTGCCCTCCTAG